The proteins below are encoded in one region of Myxococcales bacterium:
- a CDS encoding AraC family transcriptional regulator — translation MDVDGILRDIGVSASKLDDFDLRIPEASRSHAWIQADLQARDPYFGLNVAEQAKMGAYDVLDYAWCFSSTLGEALDQLVRFHRVLSDAWAISHEVVGRSARLRRIHRTPAPEVEAALAFLHLRARELTGRDLAPSEVSFAHAAQTDTTRHRAVFGCPVRFGRPFSQLTFSVTDLAIPIGTANPGVLAVLERYMSEILSRVPAAGSFVETVRAAVSRTLRAGAPPSLRTTSLALHASARTIQRRLAENGTTHQEIVDAGRQELAEHLLAEGRLSITEIAFLVGFSDVSGFQRMYKRSTGVNPSQRQRPD, via the coding sequence GTGGACGTCGATGGGATCCTCCGTGACATCGGCGTGTCGGCGTCCAAGCTCGACGATTTCGATCTCCGTATCCCCGAGGCGAGCCGCTCTCATGCTTGGATCCAGGCCGACCTGCAGGCGCGCGACCCGTACTTCGGCTTGAACGTCGCCGAACAGGCAAAGATGGGAGCGTACGACGTCCTCGATTATGCGTGGTGCTTCAGCAGCACCCTCGGCGAGGCGCTGGACCAACTGGTCCGTTTTCATCGCGTGCTGTCGGATGCATGGGCAATCAGCCACGAGGTCGTCGGGCGTAGTGCTCGGTTGCGACGCATCCATCGAACACCTGCCCCCGAAGTCGAGGCGGCCCTCGCATTCCTGCACCTCCGTGCGCGCGAGCTCACCGGCCGCGACCTCGCGCCGAGCGAGGTCAGTTTCGCGCACGCCGCACAAACTGATACGACACGCCACCGAGCGGTGTTCGGCTGTCCGGTGCGCTTCGGCCGCCCATTCTCGCAGCTCACTTTTTCCGTGACCGACCTTGCGATTCCCATCGGGACAGCCAACCCCGGCGTTCTCGCGGTCCTGGAACGCTACATGAGCGAGATCCTATCGCGTGTTCCGGCCGCGGGATCCTTCGTCGAAACGGTCCGGGCGGCCGTCTCCCGGACGCTCCGTGCGGGTGCTCCGCCGAGCTTGCGTACGACCTCTCTCGCGCTTCATGCATCGGCCCGCACCATCCAGCGCAGGCTCGCCGAGAACGGCACGACTCACCAAGAGATCGTGGACGCCGGGCGCCAGGAGCTTGCCGAACATCTGCTCGCCGAGGGGCGGCTCTCGATCACGGAGATCGCCTTCCTTGTCGGCTTCTCCGACGTCAGCGGCTTCCAGCGCATGTACAAGCGTTCGACCGGCGTGAATCCGTCCCAACGGCAGCGGCCGGACTGA